A region of Oceanicoccus sp. KOV_DT_Chl DNA encodes the following proteins:
- a CDS encoding cytochrome c family protein, whose translation MRLGKLLFILSVFVLPVSAQTVEADKVPAVSLDALKSADYWGGRKAFQGRCSACHTLAEDSLDIMGPNLWKMFDRKVGSKQGFNFSPAMQQADFQWSAEHLNQFLKNPKKYIPDNAMMIPQPVPARERLGMIAFMLIETGAVDWPRPERTALDPMDDKSLPSEQRFPSFWNHMMNNTVRYRMVSGEQQLVFHAYFHPGGKVTTDNKAEGFWYLTEKDFMCYAIHQLPITPSEFVECFPVGAMAIPRFAQELWESKPVDGVVMYGGMLPGRETVSD comes from the coding sequence ATGAGGCTGGGTAAATTACTATTTATATTAAGTGTTTTTGTGTTGCCAGTGTCAGCGCAAACGGTTGAAGCAGATAAAGTGCCAGCGGTAAGTTTGGACGCGCTAAAGAGCGCTGACTACTGGGGTGGCCGCAAAGCCTTTCAGGGCAGATGCAGTGCCTGTCATACCTTGGCTGAAGATAGCCTGGATATTATGGGGCCCAATTTATGGAAAATGTTTGATCGTAAGGTCGGCAGCAAGCAGGGCTTTAATTTTTCTCCGGCAATGCAGCAGGCAGATTTTCAATGGTCGGCAGAACACCTTAATCAATTTTTGAAAAACCCCAAAAAATATATTCCTGATAATGCCATGATGATTCCGCAACCTGTGCCGGCACGAGAGCGTTTAGGTATGATTGCTTTTATGCTCATTGAAACCGGTGCGGTGGATTGGCCCAGACCTGAGCGAACAGCACTGGACCCCATGGATGATAAAAGTCTACCGTCAGAACAGCGCTTCCCCAGTTTTTGGAATCATATGATGAATAATACTGTGCGTTATCGTATGGTCAGTGGCGAGCAGCAATTGGTTTTTCATGCCTATTTTCATCCCGGTGGAAAAGTTACTACAGACAATAAAGCCGAAGGGTTTTGGTATTTAACTGAAAAAGATTTTATGTGTTATGCCATTCATCAATTGCCGATTACACCCAGTGAGTTTGTCGAGTGTTTTCCTGTCGGAGCGATGGCTATTCCACGCTTTGCCCAGGAGCTATGGGAGTCCAAGCCAGTTGACGGAGTAGTAATGTACGGTGGTATGTTACCAGGGCGAGAAACAGTATCGGACTAG
- a CDS encoding alpha/beta hydrolase, which translates to MLRRSLILTATTLLLVVLFGTAFRFGWLGQLTTKTHASAKAIAAVSSSAAAKLDQTALIEKQWIVFTPKATVSTPTIGLIFYPCALCDARGFAPLTRQIAEAGFLTALIPMPSNFAIFDYERALEVQAHYPSIQQWVVGGHSMGGGASAMFLAKHPTGADGLLMWDSYTNADYDISTLGLPVLSLYGNRHHDPKRKQTFTAAKPYLPATTRYQVIDGSDHFQFGDFAPEDVAHRSFGTLPLEEQHRQLLAYSIDFLNSFSVPAKAIQ; encoded by the coding sequence ATGCTTAGACGATCACTGATACTAACCGCCACCACACTACTTTTGGTGGTATTGTTTGGCACTGCTTTTCGATTTGGCTGGCTAGGGCAGCTGACCACCAAGACCCACGCTTCGGCCAAAGCCATCGCCGCGGTCAGCTCAAGCGCTGCAGCCAAGCTGGATCAAACCGCATTAATAGAAAAGCAGTGGATTGTATTTACCCCCAAAGCCACAGTATCAACACCGACTATCGGCCTGATCTTCTATCCTTGTGCACTTTGCGATGCTCGAGGCTTTGCCCCGCTAACCCGCCAAATTGCCGAAGCCGGCTTTTTAACCGCTCTAATCCCCATGCCCAGCAACTTTGCAATTTTTGACTATGAACGCGCGCTCGAAGTACAAGCACACTACCCATCCATTCAGCAATGGGTAGTAGGCGGACACTCAATGGGCGGCGGCGCATCGGCCATGTTTCTGGCCAAGCACCCCACGGGTGCCGACGGCTTACTGATGTGGGACTCTTATACCAATGCCGATTACGATATTTCTACTCTGGGTCTACCGGTGCTATCGCTATACGGTAACCGTCATCACGACCCCAAACGCAAACAAACATTTACTGCCGCCAAACCCTATTTACCGGCAACAACTCGCTATCAAGTCATTGATGGCAGTGACCATTTCCAGTTTGGTGATTTTGCTCCCGAAGACGTGGCTCATCGCTCCTTTGGCACGCTCCCACTTGAGGAGCAACACCGGCAACTGCTCGCTTATAGCATCGACTTTCTCAATAGTTTTTCAGTGCCCGCGAAAGCTATTCAATAA
- a CDS encoding class I SAM-dependent methyltransferase — MNQQAATLKPVKIVNPIADFWNEVLAPKFIKYKHIMVGGLSRHSELVFPALPLAPGDRVLDVGCGFGDSAIALAKRVGAQGEVVGIDCCDAFLEFGRKQVQEEGIANIVFEVGDAEHALPSAAFDLVFARFGTMFFVNPVAGLRQMRQALKPGGRMIHIVWGARADNPWLSLAKDIVLKFLPVPGSDGLSCGPGPFSMADQDHTRKLMETAGYTDIHFIRVDAPVMVGTTIREAIDFQLAIGPAGEVFREAGVLGEARRPEIEAALTDMLAAQTTTEAGIFMDSSSWVISAINSSN, encoded by the coding sequence ATGAATCAGCAAGCAGCGACTTTAAAACCAGTAAAAATTGTTAACCCCATAGCGGATTTTTGGAACGAGGTATTGGCCCCTAAATTTATCAAGTACAAACACATTATGGTGGGCGGCTTGTCACGCCACAGTGAACTGGTTTTTCCCGCTCTCCCGTTGGCTCCCGGTGACCGCGTGCTCGACGTAGGTTGTGGTTTTGGCGATAGCGCAATTGCTTTAGCAAAACGGGTTGGCGCCCAAGGCGAGGTAGTCGGTATTGATTGCTGCGATGCATTTTTGGAATTCGGCCGCAAGCAGGTGCAGGAAGAAGGTATTGCCAATATTGTGTTTGAAGTGGGTGATGCCGAACATGCCTTGCCCAGCGCCGCCTTCGATCTGGTGTTTGCAAGATTTGGCACCATGTTTTTTGTTAACCCCGTGGCGGGGTTGCGGCAAATGCGGCAGGCACTCAAACCCGGCGGTCGAATGATCCATATCGTCTGGGGCGCGCGAGCCGACAATCCGTGGTTGTCGTTAGCCAAAGATATCGTACTGAAGTTTTTGCCTGTCCCCGGCAGCGACGGATTAAGCTGCGGCCCTGGTCCATTCTCAATGGCCGATCAGGATCATACCCGTAAACTAATGGAAACCGCCGGCTATACCGACATTCACTTTATTCGGGTGGATGCGCCAGTGATGGTGGGTACAACTATCCGTGAAGCGATAGATTTTCAGCTGGCAATCGGGCCAGCGGGGGAAGTGTTTAGAGAAGCGGGAGTGTTGGGCGAAGCCCGCCGGCCCGAGATAGAAGCAGCACTCACCGATATGCTGGCTGCGCAGACCACTACCGAAGCAGGTATTTTTATGGATAGCTCGTCCTGGGTGATTAGTGCGATCAATTCATCTAACTAA
- a CDS encoding aldehyde dehydrogenase, whose amino-acid sequence MPEVIDIPEIAAATRSFIGSEHKLLINGEWVSNVAGDSLAVIDPATGEQIAAVPAAGEAEVNSAVAAARAAFDKGPWRTMGATARAELLLKWADLVEQHHQQFAETEVLCTGMPMSVAGAVAPIIARDWLRYYAGWATKIAGQTLAQDPYPVPGVERFLMTRKEPVGVAAQIVPWNFPLGMTVMKLGPALAAGCTVVLKPDEHTPLSALLLGRLACEAGFPPGVINIIPGHGHVAGAALAAHPDVDKISFTGSTEVGKKIIDAAKGNLKKVTLELGGKSPFIVMPDADLSKTIPMAVQQGYFLQSQNCVCPSRMLVHKNVYDQFVEGLAAGADSLIIGPGLNPATTLGPLVSAQQLQRVQSYVQSGIKEGAELITGGDELDRPGNFMRPAVFAGAHRDMKIVREEIFGPVLSVIKLDTDDIDEIVHQANDTEYGLNGSVWTENIGTAMRISAGIRSGIVGINAHTMSDINGGLGGYKQSGWGREMGEESLHAYLETKTIMMHY is encoded by the coding sequence ATGCCTGAAGTAATAGACATCCCGGAGATTGCCGCAGCGACGCGCAGTTTTATTGGTTCCGAACACAAATTGCTAATTAATGGAGAGTGGGTTAGCAATGTTGCAGGCGATAGTCTGGCAGTTATAGATCCTGCGACAGGCGAACAAATTGCCGCGGTACCAGCGGCGGGTGAAGCTGAAGTTAACAGCGCTGTTGCCGCAGCCAGGGCGGCGTTTGATAAAGGCCCGTGGCGCACGATGGGTGCCACTGCGCGTGCAGAATTGTTATTAAAATGGGCTGATTTGGTTGAACAGCACCACCAACAATTTGCAGAAACCGAAGTATTGTGTACCGGCATGCCAATGAGTGTGGCGGGCGCTGTAGCACCGATTATCGCCCGCGATTGGCTGCGCTATTATGCCGGTTGGGCAACAAAAATTGCTGGCCAAACGCTGGCGCAGGATCCTTATCCAGTACCCGGCGTCGAACGTTTTTTGATGACGAGAAAAGAGCCAGTAGGTGTTGCCGCGCAAATCGTGCCATGGAATTTCCCGCTGGGCATGACAGTGATGAAGCTAGGCCCAGCGCTCGCAGCAGGTTGCACCGTGGTATTAAAACCGGATGAGCATACACCTTTATCAGCGTTGCTACTGGGTCGATTGGCTTGCGAGGCGGGGTTTCCTCCCGGCGTGATCAATATTATTCCCGGTCATGGTCATGTTGCCGGAGCGGCTTTGGCCGCGCACCCGGATGTCGATAAAATTTCGTTTACCGGTTCTACCGAAGTCGGGAAAAAAATAATTGATGCCGCTAAAGGTAATTTGAAAAAAGTAACACTGGAATTGGGTGGCAAGTCTCCTTTCATTGTTATGCCAGATGCAGATTTAAGCAAAACTATTCCAATGGCAGTACAGCAGGGCTATTTTTTACAGAGTCAAAATTGCGTGTGTCCGTCGCGCATGTTGGTCCATAAAAATGTCTACGATCAATTTGTTGAAGGGCTGGCAGCTGGTGCGGATAGTCTGATTATCGGGCCGGGGTTAAATCCAGCAACCACACTGGGGCCGTTGGTTTCCGCGCAGCAGTTACAGCGGGTGCAGAGCTATGTGCAATCAGGAATAAAAGAAGGGGCGGAACTTATTACCGGCGGTGATGAATTGGATCGCCCGGGTAACTTTATGCGTCCGGCGGTATTTGCTGGCGCCCATCGTGATATGAAGATTGTGCGTGAAGAAATTTTTGGGCCAGTGTTAAGTGTCATAAAGTTAGATACCGACGATATCGATGAGATAGTACATCAGGCCAATGATACTGAATATGGTTTAAATGGCAGTGTGTGGACAGAAAATATTGGCACCGCAATGCGAATTTCTGCGGGTATTCGTTCCGGTATTGTCGGTATCAATGCTCACACTATGTCAGATATCAATGGTGGTTTAGGCGGCTACAAACAGTCTGGATGGGGGCGCGAGATGGGAGAGGAGTCCTTGCATGCGTATTTGGAAACCAAGACCATTATGATGCATTATTAA
- a CDS encoding limonene-1,2-epoxide hydrolase family protein: MEKNQFYLNRRTLLLASGAIAGAGVSGCTSLSTANDNQISTKRPWTAEETANVEMVTRFCDDWSRMDAEHLTTFLADDIIYQMFEGRPDIVGKDAFIKALDSFLKSMTKVEWITRYSEAIGPIVINERFDHFYAKNEKRSMHFEIAGYFLVKKGKIAVWRDFSLPGGISKIGPL; encoded by the coding sequence ATGGAAAAGAACCAGTTTTATCTCAACCGACGCACACTGCTATTAGCCTCAGGCGCTATTGCCGGCGCTGGCGTAAGCGGCTGCACCAGTCTCAGCACTGCAAACGATAATCAAATCTCAACAAAACGCCCCTGGACAGCCGAAGAAACCGCGAATGTTGAAATGGTCACGCGCTTTTGTGATGACTGGTCGCGAATGGATGCCGAACACCTGACAACATTTTTAGCTGACGATATCATTTATCAAATGTTTGAAGGCCGACCCGACATTGTTGGCAAAGACGCCTTTATTAAAGCGTTGGATAGTTTTTTAAAATCCATGACTAAAGTCGAATGGATAACGCGTTATTCAGAAGCCATTGGCCCGATTGTCATCAATGAACGTTTTGATCACTTTTATGCCAAAAATGAAAAGCGCAGTATGCACTTTGAAATTGCCGGTTACTTTTTAGTGAAAAAAGGGAAAATAGCGGTTTGGCGTGATTTTAGTTTACCCGGTGGCATTAGCAAAATTGGCCCATTATAA
- a CDS encoding class I SAM-dependent methyltransferase: MNILKQGAVLAAVVLLTACGGKDGSASKEQASSTESAEPVVSNQTAAANQLAMIIAARSEEQQQRDSSRHPQQTIEFFGVEPGMTIVEVLPGGGWYTQILAPYVGPEGAIYGVNYADTMWPLFGFFSEEVIAGRIAAAATFGDTVNAFAGAEDVPARGFAFDGIDPEINGTVDAVVMIRALHNLNRFEEKAGTRTAAIKQVYDMLKPDGFVGVVQHRAPEDSADEWANGSNGYLKQSAVIAMFEQAGFELVASSELNANPKDQPVEGDSVWRLPPSLRTAEENKAANTAIGETDRMTLKFVKK; this comes from the coding sequence ATGAACATATTGAAACAGGGAGCGGTGCTGGCTGCGGTAGTGTTATTGACGGCATGTGGGGGCAAAGACGGTAGTGCCAGTAAAGAACAGGCCAGTAGCACTGAGAGTGCAGAGCCTGTTGTAAGTAACCAGACTGCCGCGGCTAATCAATTGGCGATGATTATTGCCGCGCGTAGTGAGGAGCAACAACAGCGCGATAGCAGTCGACATCCTCAGCAGACGATAGAATTTTTTGGCGTTGAGCCGGGTATGACGATTGTTGAAGTGTTACCTGGCGGCGGCTGGTATACACAAATACTGGCACCTTACGTAGGACCTGAGGGTGCCATTTATGGGGTAAACTATGCCGATACCATGTGGCCCTTGTTTGGATTTTTTAGTGAAGAGGTTATAGCCGGCCGTATTGCAGCTGCTGCTACCTTCGGGGATACCGTCAATGCATTTGCGGGTGCAGAAGACGTACCGGCAAGAGGTTTTGCTTTTGATGGTATTGATCCAGAGATTAATGGCACTGTGGACGCGGTAGTTATGATCAGGGCATTACACAATTTAAATCGCTTTGAAGAAAAGGCCGGTACTCGAACCGCAGCCATCAAACAAGTCTATGACATGTTAAAGCCTGATGGTTTTGTCGGTGTGGTACAGCACCGGGCACCTGAAGATAGCGCTGATGAATGGGCGAATGGCAGCAATGGCTATTTAAAGCAGTCAGCTGTTATTGCGATGTTTGAACAGGCCGGGTTTGAATTGGTAGCAAGCAGTGAGCTGAATGCTAATCCAAAAGACCAACCAGTCGAGGGCGACTCTGTATGGCGGTTGCCACCATCACTGCGGACTGCGGAAGAAAATAAAGCGGCCAATACCGCCATTGGTGAAACGGATCGGATGACGTTGAAATTTGTTAAAAAATAA
- a CDS encoding MFS transporter has translation MSKSGVDIPNTKGIKLGPIWLEPGINRLNCMGLFVGSFFTIGVLTLISVGTNYVLAENLGIPFSERGTIAGDLAFWTEITQILLFSLIGVAADRIGRRPIFVAGLLAFGLGYFLYPFAESLQELTAYRVIYAAGLALSTGMLATVSADYPQNISRGKMIAFVGMLNGLGVVLLNSVFGRLPSWFVDAGVDPIMAGRYAHFLVAGLCVLVAVVLQFTLKPGVEVSVEKKQSLMALAKAGVREARNPRIALAYGSAFVARSDVVILGTFLVTWGVGAGEKMGLTTAEASVQATIIFVITQASALMWAPIAGLLMDRINRITGMVIFMLVSGLAFSLPVLIDNPLESAAIPIFILLGIGQISAFLGSQILIGQEAPLEERGSVVGMFNMMGAIGILAATAIGGRLFDQVGPWAPFMVISVANLTLMLVALYVRRRDPGPVPQREVEFWQRWLART, from the coding sequence ATGAGTAAATCGGGTGTTGATATCCCTAATACCAAGGGCATCAAGCTGGGGCCAATTTGGTTAGAGCCGGGCATTAATCGGCTAAATTGTATGGGGTTGTTTGTCGGTAGTTTTTTTACTATCGGTGTATTGACGTTAATTTCGGTGGGCACTAATTATGTGTTGGCCGAGAATTTGGGCATCCCTTTTTCCGAGCGCGGGACGATTGCTGGTGATTTGGCATTTTGGACCGAGATCACACAAATTTTGTTGTTTTCGCTGATTGGTGTGGCGGCAGATCGAATTGGACGGCGACCGATTTTTGTCGCTGGCTTGCTGGCATTTGGATTGGGGTATTTTTTATATCCCTTTGCGGAATCTTTGCAGGAACTTACCGCTTACCGGGTAATTTATGCTGCTGGGTTGGCGTTATCTACTGGCATGCTGGCTACAGTGTCGGCGGATTACCCGCAAAATATAAGCCGTGGAAAAATGATTGCCTTTGTCGGCATGTTGAACGGCCTGGGTGTGGTATTGCTGAATAGTGTATTTGGCCGTTTGCCTTCCTGGTTTGTCGATGCCGGCGTTGACCCCATTATGGCGGGTCGCTACGCACATTTTCTGGTGGCTGGCTTGTGTGTATTGGTGGCCGTGGTTTTGCAATTCACGTTGAAGCCGGGGGTGGAAGTATCGGTAGAGAAAAAACAATCGCTGATGGCGTTGGCTAAAGCGGGAGTAAGGGAAGCGCGAAATCCACGTATTGCTTTGGCTTATGGTTCTGCGTTTGTAGCTCGAAGTGATGTGGTAATACTAGGCACGTTCTTAGTGACATGGGGAGTAGGCGCTGGCGAAAAAATGGGCCTGACAACAGCGGAAGCTTCTGTGCAAGCGACGATTATTTTCGTTATTACTCAGGCGTCCGCATTGATGTGGGCGCCGATTGCCGGGTTGTTGATGGATCGCATTAATCGTATTACTGGCATGGTAATTTTTATGTTGGTATCGGGTTTGGCATTTAGCCTACCGGTACTTATAGACAATCCATTAGAGTCAGCCGCCATTCCCATTTTTATTTTGTTGGGTATAGGTCAGATTAGTGCCTTTTTAGGCTCACAAATATTAATTGGCCAAGAAGCGCCGCTGGAAGAGCGGGGCAGTGTTGTCGGCATGTTTAATATGATGGGAGCGATTGGAATATTAGCGGCGACTGCGATTGGTGGCCGCTTGTTTGATCAGGTCGGGCCTTGGGCGCCGTTTATGGTGATCAGTGTGGCCAACCTGACGTTGATGCTGGTTGCATTGTATGTGCGCCGGCGTGACCCCGGTCCAGTGCCGCAGCGAGAAGTAGAATTTTGGCAGCGCTGGTTGGCGCGTACTTAA
- a CDS encoding MFS transporter, whose product MKLYYPWLMAILAALTLLVSNGMAITGLSVFDEALLGEFGWSRGELKFNGLITMVVTGLLAPFAGILLDRYGVRICMMVGWLFLAIAYWLYGNINGLTDMYLIHIMFSVVLVFCGLNPAVILVSTWFVARRGTAIGIALVGTSLGGAVFPQISTRLIESMGWRDAFQTEVIVPIVLLFIAFFIVRNKPADVAMSAYGGDNAVQADGSAAVLTGVAYKDAIKTSSFWSLALIAMFTFYSVLGVSAHLFLYMRDLAFTPAVAANAISTFFLCALVGKFIFGLSADYIDQRKVFYGNIFVMLVGAVMLAAMQTPLVWFSVVLFGLGWGASIP is encoded by the coding sequence ATGAAACTTTATTATCCCTGGTTAATGGCTATTCTGGCTGCGCTAACATTATTGGTTAGTAACGGTATGGCGATTACCGGCTTGTCAGTATTTGACGAAGCGTTGCTCGGTGAATTTGGATGGTCGCGGGGAGAATTAAAATTTAATGGTTTGATTACCATGGTTGTGACCGGCTTGCTGGCGCCTTTTGCCGGGATTTTATTGGATCGCTATGGTGTACGCATTTGTATGATGGTGGGCTGGCTGTTTTTGGCGATTGCTTACTGGCTGTACGGTAATATTAACGGCCTGACCGACATGTATTTAATTCATATCATGTTTAGTGTGGTGTTGGTGTTTTGTGGTTTAAATCCCGCTGTCATATTGGTGTCGACCTGGTTTGTGGCGCGACGTGGTACGGCAATAGGTATTGCTTTAGTGGGTACCAGTTTAGGTGGTGCGGTTTTTCCGCAAATCAGTACTCGCTTAATTGAAAGTATGGGTTGGCGGGATGCATTTCAAACAGAAGTTATTGTGCCTATAGTGTTGTTGTTTATTGCTTTTTTTATTGTGCGGAATAAGCCTGCTGATGTAGCTATGAGTGCATATGGTGGCGATAACGCTGTCCAAGCTGATGGCTCTGCGGCGGTTTTGACCGGAGTCGCTTATAAAGATGCTATTAAAACCAGTAGCTTTTGGTCATTGGCACTCATTGCGATGTTTACCTTTTATTCCGTGCTGGGAGTATCGGCGCATTTGTTTCTATATATGCGTGACTTGGCGTTCACTCCGGCAGTGGCGGCCAATGCCATCAGCACATTTTTTCTTTGTGCTTTGGTAGGTAAGTTTATATTTGGCTTATCAGCGGATTATATCGATCAGCGCAAAGTATTCTATGGCAATATTTTTGTGATGTTGGTTGGCGCGGTTATGTTGGCTGCTATGCAGACTCCGTTGGTGTGGTTTAGTGTGGTGTTATTTGGCCTCGGTTGGGGGGCGTCTATACCATGA
- a CDS encoding UbiD family decarboxylase yields the protein MSQADHPSNSSRRSFLTSSVAGAAVAGAVAVTAGCAVPSSFNERPKSKLQYGPLSVDKPFDDLRSYIAALEERGLVLRIEKLDQDAYEMTALMYRLVEEHGWTRAPALLVEHIKINGQWVKGPVIANHQGHWHSEAITFGLDPVANDPRASYRKAIDYMSTKLDKGIYEPIDPVVVSAQQAPCKEVIITGDNIDLNQFAFIQSNPADGGRYIDTGSIFTEDPELGMNYGTYRCQIHGPRTISVNSEPNQSAWKHFMAAKERGEKSVPVSIVVGQDPYVWIVSGSRVVNRVLQKGKINELAVAGGIRGKALETIKSESNNLMIPAHAEIVIEGVVMLDHPALPEGPFGEMMGYMGPQKSDNFTMRVDTVTHRKNPWVLNVFTGVTRGYTVAPTAALYNKSFQKLVPQLIEIHSPLHAPGITYVRIKKTKAGQGLRAGKILSKIVPIYKLVMVFDEDVDILDQWQVDNAIAARWQPEDAYAIVQGRGMPLDPSLAGQGPDYPASKLVIDATRPLAAEGRTTEFAKRNRDWLNELAPDAISNVNKQYAELITGGNKW from the coding sequence ATGAGCCAAGCCGACCATCCAAGTAATTCATCCCGTCGCAGCTTTTTAACCAGCAGTGTCGCCGGTGCCGCTGTAGCGGGAGCTGTTGCCGTTACCGCAGGGTGTGCAGTCCCCTCATCTTTTAATGAAAGACCAAAAAGCAAGCTTCAATACGGTCCGCTATCGGTTGATAAACCCTTCGATGACTTACGCAGCTATATTGCCGCGTTAGAAGAACGTGGCCTGGTTTTAAGAATTGAAAAACTAGATCAAGACGCCTACGAAATGACCGCGCTGATGTACCGGTTAGTAGAGGAGCATGGCTGGACCCGCGCGCCCGCGCTACTGGTAGAACACATTAAAATTAATGGCCAATGGGTAAAGGGGCCGGTTATCGCCAACCATCAGGGACACTGGCATTCCGAGGCAATCACTTTTGGTTTGGATCCGGTGGCGAACGACCCCAGAGCGAGTTACCGCAAAGCCATCGACTATATGAGCACCAAATTGGATAAGGGTATTTATGAGCCCATCGATCCAGTAGTCGTCAGTGCGCAACAAGCGCCCTGTAAGGAAGTTATCATCACAGGTGATAACATTGACTTAAACCAATTCGCTTTTATTCAATCCAACCCTGCCGATGGTGGTCGCTACATTGACACAGGTTCAATCTTCACCGAAGACCCTGAACTGGGCATGAACTACGGCACTTACCGCTGCCAAATTCATGGCCCACGAACTATTAGCGTCAACTCCGAACCCAACCAATCAGCCTGGAAACATTTCATGGCCGCCAAAGAACGTGGTGAAAAATCGGTACCGGTTTCAATTGTCGTCGGCCAAGACCCTTATGTCTGGATTGTCAGCGGCTCGCGGGTGGTGAACCGCGTTTTACAAAAAGGCAAAATTAATGAACTGGCAGTGGCCGGTGGCATACGTGGCAAAGCACTGGAAACTATCAAATCAGAAAGCAATAACCTGATGATTCCTGCCCACGCCGAAATTGTTATTGAAGGTGTGGTAATGCTTGATCATCCGGCCCTCCCTGAAGGGCCATTTGGTGAAATGATGGGTTATATGGGACCACAAAAATCTGATAATTTTACCATGCGTGTCGATACCGTGACTCACCGTAAAAACCCCTGGGTTTTAAATGTTTTTACTGGCGTTACTCGTGGCTATACCGTGGCGCCTACCGCAGCACTGTATAACAAAAGCTTTCAAAAACTGGTACCGCAGCTGATAGAAATTCACTCACCCTTGCACGCTCCCGGCATTACCTATGTGCGAATTAAAAAAACCAAAGCTGGCCAAGGTCTGCGCGCAGGTAAAATATTGTCGAAAATTGTCCCCATCTACAAATTGGTAATGGTGTTTGATGAGGATGTTGACATACTTGACCAATGGCAAGTTGATAACGCTATTGCCGCCCGCTGGCAACCTGAAGATGCCTACGCTATTGTCCAGGGTCGCGGCATGCCTTTGGATCCAAGCCTGGCAGGCCAGGGACCTGACTACCCCGCGAGCAAATTAGTCATTGACGCAACCAGACCACTAGCCGCAGAAGGCCGCACCACTGAATTCGCTAAACGCAACCGCGACTGGCTGAACGAGCTGGCACCCGACGCCATTAGCAATGTGAATAAGCAGTACGCTGAACTAATAACAGGAGGCAACAAGTGGTAG
- a CDS encoding alpha/beta hydrolase produces the protein MKWLKVSSAVVMMVLITACSSKPMPEALAVLADAEQTDKYYLFKADNPTVKSCYIYYPGGLVEAEAYAPYVADIAAAGAHAFLLKLTLDLAMLDVDAAENAKQSDFAKANCKNYVLGGHSLGGIGIALYAEKVKDDGLLFISSYAHKEGLVAQHPQPVMVVRGSNDLLSSEEETNEAKPFMPAVTQYITIDGGNHAQMGYYGPQNRDGEATISRAEQQQQLVKYTMDILRQMDK, from the coding sequence ATGAAGTGGTTAAAAGTAAGTAGTGCAGTAGTAATGATGGTTTTAATCACGGCCTGTAGTTCCAAGCCGATGCCTGAAGCGTTAGCCGTATTGGCTGATGCAGAACAAACCGATAAATATTATTTGTTTAAAGCTGACAATCCAACAGTCAAAAGCTGTTACATCTATTACCCGGGCGGTCTGGTTGAAGCGGAGGCCTATGCTCCTTATGTTGCAGACATAGCCGCTGCGGGTGCACATGCCTTTTTGCTCAAGTTAACATTGGATTTGGCGATGTTGGATGTGGATGCTGCCGAGAACGCTAAGCAAAGTGATTTTGCTAAAGCTAACTGTAAAAATTATGTATTGGGTGGTCATTCATTAGGAGGTATTGGCATAGCGCTGTATGCGGAAAAAGTAAAAGATGATGGTCTGTTATTTATTTCCTCTTATGCACATAAAGAAGGTTTGGTTGCCCAGCATCCGCAGCCAGTGATGGTGGTGAGGGGGAGCAATGATTTGTTGTCCTCGGAAGAAGAAACAAACGAGGCTAAACCTTTCATGCCCGCAGTAACGCAGTACATCACTATTGATGGTGGTAATCATGCGCAGATGGGTTATTACGGCCCTCAAAATCGCGACGGCGAAGCAACTATTAGCCGTGCTGAACAGCAACAACAGTTAGTAAAATACACCATGGATATTCTCAGACAGATGGATAAGTAA